Proteins encoded in a region of the Odocoileus virginianus isolate 20LAN1187 ecotype Illinois chromosome 9, Ovbor_1.2, whole genome shotgun sequence genome:
- the BIRC7 gene encoding baculoviral IAP repeat-containing protein 7: protein MGPEDRTKCWCYGPEPSHWAAGGRPTRGQHGPHSLCNPPRGQGTDSALSCGGRDHMDGQILGQLRPLAEEEEEDGAALAPRPAFPGMGSEELRLASFYDWPLSAVVPPELLAAAGFFHTGQQDKVRCFFCYGGLQSWEQGDDPWTEHARWFPRCEFLLRTKGRDFVYRVQESCCCSPGSWDRSEEPEDADPATPSAPVPPGPELLTPRIEAQVQSALESGAQDAEEQLRRLREERTCRVCLDRTVGVVFVPCGHLACAECAPSLHQCPICRAPVRSCVRTFLS from the exons ATGGGGCCTGAGGACAGGACCAAGTGCTGGTGCTATGGCCCAGAGCCAAGCCACTGGGCAGCTGGCGGCCGCCCCACCCGGGGGCAACATGGACCCCACTCTCTGTGCAACCCCCCCCGGGGCCAGGGCACTGATAGTGCTCTGTCCTGTGGAGGCCGGGACCACATGGATGGGCAGATCCTGGGCCAGCTGCGCCCgctggcagaggaggaggaggaagatggcgCTGCCCTGGCCCCAAGGCCTGCCTTCCCCGGGATGGGCTCAGAGGAGCTGCGGCTGGCCTCCTTCTACGACTGGCCGCTGAGCGCCGTGGTGCCGCCAGAGCTGCTGGCCGCTGCCGGCTTCTTCCACACCG GCCAGCAGGACAAGGTGAGGTGCTTCTTCTGCTACGGGGGTCTGCAGAGCTGGGAGCAAGGCGACGACCCCTGGACAGAGCACGCCAGATGGTTCCCCAG ATGTGAATTCCTGCTCCGGACAAAAGGAAGAGACTTTGTCTACAGGGTCCAGGAGTCCTGTTGCTGCTCACCGGGCTCCTGG GACCGGTCGGAGGAACCAGAAGATGCGGATCCTGCCACCCCCTCAG CTCCTGTCCCCCCAGGGCCTGAGCTGCTCACACCCAGAATAGAGGCTCAGGTGCAGAGTGCCCTGGAGTCAG GAGCGCAGGATGCAGAGGAGCAGCTGCGGCGCCTTCGGGAGGAGCGGACATGCAGGGTGTGCCTGGACCGCACAGTGGGTGTCGTCTTCGTGCCCTGCGGTCACCTGGCCTGTGCAGAGTGCGCGCCCAGCCTGCATCAGTGCCCCATCTGCAGGGCCCCCGTCCGCAGCTGCGTGCGCACCTTCCTGTCCTAG